One segment of Calditrichota bacterium DNA contains the following:
- a CDS encoding PAS domain S-box protein has translation MKEGETPVHLSAAAASVRKDELPLLAEDKVVVISPRPERCQLSAVLGGEVECFADPTLALQAVAREGPTLVVVESATSGGAKEVLRALHALAQEHPPVIVLSDPLLPAEERESLFGMGVDALLPQEVGPQELRTVLEAVVQSRRAESRAQGMRRRLRRTQYEYQELIESVNDLIFTLDAEGRFRFLNRQVTSLTGFHREDWLGQRLVDVVVPEDRAETAHNLEETLQGRAKIFEMRIRCADGQVRYFSANINPIFERGQIAGVAGIARDTTQRKQLEQEIVELKNFNESIIQSMQAGLITLDLENRITSFNPAAEEILGYKAREVTGRPLEEILPKEDCLKILPNIVGPGHSLWNRELIVPTKSGKPVHIGFSVAPRLDDNNQRVGTIISFRDISEIKRLQAEMIKMDRLASLGVLASGIAHEIKNPLAGIKTMAQSLQEESDADDHRREYLERIVRQVDRLDALLRTFFSFARPQPPMRRPHRLQDIVQEVVALVGQKMRSKGIELFTSYADDLPPVFVDFDQIQQVFLNLLLNAVDAIEERGTIHIAAKPVWTTLRAIDRRRGVLPTLLQESLFVEVSVTDSGCGIAPENLGRVFDPFFTTKPEGTGLGLSIVYRIMNEHGGEIRVESEKGKGTTFTLLIPTEG, from the coding sequence GTGAAGGAAGGGGAAACGCCTGTGCATCTGAGCGCAGCGGCGGCAAGCGTGCGCAAAGACGAGCTGCCCTTGCTTGCTGAGGACAAGGTCGTGGTTATTTCGCCGCGGCCGGAGCGCTGCCAGCTCTCGGCCGTGCTGGGGGGCGAGGTCGAGTGTTTTGCTGACCCGACCTTGGCGCTGCAAGCAGTTGCCCGAGAGGGGCCCACGCTGGTCGTGGTGGAATCGGCGACCTCTGGCGGGGCAAAAGAGGTGCTGCGCGCGCTGCATGCGCTTGCGCAAGAGCACCCACCGGTGATTGTTCTCTCCGATCCGTTGCTCCCAGCCGAAGAACGCGAATCCCTTTTTGGCATGGGCGTCGACGCCCTGTTGCCGCAGGAGGTCGGCCCGCAAGAATTGCGCACGGTGCTGGAGGCGGTGGTGCAGTCCCGTCGGGCAGAATCACGCGCCCAGGGGATGCGGCGGAGGCTGCGGCGCACGCAGTACGAGTATCAAGAGCTCATCGAGAGCGTCAATGACTTGATCTTCACCCTGGATGCCGAGGGTCGTTTCCGCTTCTTGAACCGCCAGGTCACGTCGCTCACCGGCTTCCACCGCGAGGACTGGTTGGGACAGCGCCTAGTGGACGTGGTCGTCCCTGAGGACCGGGCCGAGACCGCTCACAACCTGGAAGAGACGCTCCAGGGGCGAGCGAAGATTTTCGAAATGCGCATCCGCTGCGCCGATGGTCAGGTGCGCTACTTTTCAGCAAACATCAACCCCATTTTCGAAAGGGGACAGATTGCTGGCGTGGCTGGCATCGCCCGCGACACTACGCAGCGCAAGCAACTGGAACAGGAGATCGTCGAGCTCAAGAACTTTAACGAGAGCATCATCCAGAGCATGCAGGCCGGGCTCATCACGCTCGACCTGGAGAATCGCATCACCTCCTTCAACCCCGCGGCTGAGGAGATCCTCGGCTACAAGGCCCGGGAGGTCACTGGCCGGCCGCTGGAGGAGATTTTGCCCAAAGAGGATTGCCTGAAGATTCTCCCCAACATCGTCGGCCCCGGGCATTCGCTGTGGAACCGCGAGCTCATTGTGCCCACCAAGAGTGGCAAGCCGGTGCACATTGGCTTCTCGGTGGCGCCGCGGCTGGACGACAACAACCAGCGGGTGGGTACCATCATTTCCTTTCGTGACATCTCTGAGATCAAGCGTCTGCAGGCCGAGATGATCAAGATGGACCGGCTGGCTTCGTTAGGGGTATTGGCCTCAGGCATCGCCCACGAAATCAAGAACCCGCTGGCCGGCATCAAGACGATGGCTCAGTCGCTGCAGGAGGAGAGCGACGCGGACGACCACCGCCGCGAGTACCTGGAACGCATCGTGCGCCAGGTGGACCGGCTTGACGCGCTGTTGAGGACCTTCTTTTCGTTTGCCCGCCCGCAGCCACCCATGCGGCGGCCGCATCGCCTGCAGGACATCGTGCAGGAGGTGGTTGCTCTGGTGGGGCAGAAGATGCGCAGCAAGGGCATTGAGCTGTTCACCTCGTACGCCGATGATTTGCCCCCTGTCTTTGTCGACTTTGACCAGATCCAGCAGGTCTTTCTCAATCTGCTGCTCAACGCCGTGGACGCCATCGAGGAGCGCGGGACCATTCACATTGCGGCTAAGCCGGTGTGGACCACCCTGAGGGCCATCGACCGCCGCCGGGGCGTATTGCCCACCCTGCTGCAGGAGAGCCTGTTTGTGGAGGTGAGCGTGACCGATAGCGGCTGCGGCATTGCCCCGGAGAACCTGGGCCGGGTCTTTGACCCATTCTTCACCACTAAGCCCGAGGGAACTGGCTTGGGGCTGTCCATCGTTTACCGGATCATG
- a CDS encoding response regulator, which translates to MGKDLILLIDDDPEMQRLAKRVFGDPVYDLRIAETAEEGLRKLREVNPDIIILDFALPDFDGEEFVEIIRYDPNYAKWSTVPILMLTARAEFYGRAERFFGMGVLAFLVKPFGRHELLNIVDNLIRRSRYEKRFGRVPQAPAKPVSPVPAEELEESISTIAGLTKAVLERQPCGLSEDQRLDLSAIYNRCRSLLRMMAAAQGGNGGPGKNPFGFGMAGQTP; encoded by the coding sequence ATGGGAAAGGATCTTATCCTCCTCATTGACGACGACCCGGAAATGCAACGGTTGGCAAAGAGGGTGTTTGGCGACCCCGTCTATGACCTGCGCATTGCCGAGACTGCCGAAGAGGGGCTGCGCAAGCTGCGCGAAGTGAACCCCGATATCATCATCCTGGATTTTGCATTGCCCGACTTTGACGGTGAGGAGTTTGTGGAGATCATCCGCTATGACCCCAACTATGCCAAATGGAGCACGGTGCCGATCCTCATGCTGACCGCCCGGGCGGAATTCTACGGGCGGGCCGAGCGCTTCTTCGGCATGGGGGTGTTGGCGTTTCTGGTGAAGCCTTTTGGCCGCCACGAGCTCCTCAACATCGTCGACAACCTTATTCGCCGCAGTCGCTACGAGAAGCGCTTCGGGCGGGTGCCGCAGGCGCCGGCCAAACCGGTGTCGCCAGTACCCGCAGAGGAGTTGGAGGAGTCCATTAGCACCATTGCCGGTTTGACTAAGGCGGTGCTTGAACGACAGCCGTGTGGCCTTTCCGAAGACCAGCGGCTCGACCTTTCCGCAATCTACAACCGCTGCCGCAGTCTGTTGCGCATGATGGCTGCCGCACAGGGTGGTAACGGCGGACCTGGTAAGAACCCGTTCGGCTTTGGCATGGCAGGTCAGACACCATGA
- a CDS encoding HAMP domain-containing protein, whose protein sequence is MVPQRRSTNGTLFRWLYMALLAAGAVPILLVVVVVFLRSSAVSAGGVLAAAIAGLLLVAGAGWLAARRLTRAVSQPLARLAEGATEIARGNFSHRIEVDSGGEIGRLAKLFNYMTTELRRLNEMNLSQIIAERSKTSTIIRNIADGVIVTDPQERVLVFNNAAERWFGVKEEDLLERPIGRFIKNRRLLNLIRKAGDGAQGEGPPVEITVKPPGEWKERTLAAKAARVFQEDRTPIGTVTILRDISREKEIDRMKTELVSMVAHELRSPLTSISGFSELLLDRGTTKAQAMEYAGIILKESNRLSDLINKFLDISRIESGKVQPKKVPLHLGDAARTAVVTNAPVAQRKGINLRATVAEELPEVLADPGMIDQVLLNLISNAIKYSPPNTEVEVRVTGTPRAVQVAVIDQGYGIPEKALPHIFDKFYRVTEDQRVREVTGSGLGLSLVKQIVEVHGGTISVSSKVGEGTTFVITFPVAGVKELTAVEQKE, encoded by the coding sequence ATGGTACCACAACGACGCTCGACAAATGGCACACTCTTCCGTTGGCTCTACATGGCCTTGCTGGCGGCAGGGGCGGTGCCCATTCTCTTAGTCGTGGTGGTGGTGTTCTTGCGCTCCAGTGCGGTGAGTGCGGGCGGGGTGCTGGCCGCGGCCATTGCCGGTCTGCTTTTGGTGGCGGGCGCCGGCTGGTTGGCTGCCCGGCGCCTGACGCGGGCGGTGTCGCAGCCCTTGGCGAGGCTTGCTGAGGGCGCCACGGAGATTGCCCGCGGCAACTTCTCCCACCGCATCGAAGTCGACTCGGGCGGCGAGATCGGGCGATTGGCCAAGCTGTTCAACTACATGACCACCGAACTCCGCCGGCTCAACGAGATGAACCTGAGCCAGATTATCGCCGAGCGGAGCAAGACCAGCACCATCATCCGCAACATCGCGGACGGGGTCATTGTCACCGACCCGCAAGAGCGGGTGTTGGTATTCAACAACGCCGCCGAGAGATGGTTTGGCGTCAAAGAAGAAGACTTGCTGGAGCGGCCCATCGGACGCTTCATCAAGAACCGCAGGCTGCTCAACCTGATCAGGAAGGCAGGGGACGGCGCCCAGGGAGAGGGCCCGCCGGTAGAAATCACCGTCAAGCCCCCTGGGGAGTGGAAAGAGCGCACCTTGGCCGCCAAGGCGGCTCGTGTCTTTCAAGAGGACCGCACGCCCATCGGCACCGTGACCATCCTCCGGGATATCTCCCGAGAGAAGGAGATCGACCGCATGAAGACCGAGCTGGTCTCCATGGTGGCCCACGAGCTCCGCTCGCCCCTGACGTCCATCTCGGGCTTTAGCGAGCTGCTCCTTGACCGCGGCACCACCAAGGCGCAGGCGATGGAGTACGCGGGCATCATTCTCAAAGAGTCCAATCGCCTGAGCGACCTCATCAACAAGTTCTTAGACATTTCCCGCATCGAGTCCGGGAAAGTGCAGCCCAAAAAGGTGCCGTTGCACCTGGGCGATGCGGCAAGGACCGCAGTGGTCACCAATGCACCGGTGGCGCAGCGCAAGGGCATAAACCTGCGCGCTACGGTGGCGGAGGAGTTGCCGGAAGTACTGGCCGATCCGGGGATGATCGACCAAGTGCTGCTCAATCTCATTTCCAACGCCATCAAGTACAGCCCACCGAACACGGAGGTGGAGGTGCGCGTGACTGGCACGCCCCGCGCCGTGCAGGTGGCGGTGATCGACCAGGGCTATGGCATTCCAGAAAAGGCCCTGCCGCATATCTTTGACAAGTTCTACCGGGTGACCGAAGACCAGAGGGTGCGCGAGGTCACCGGCTCGGGTTTGGGTCTTTCGTTGGTGAAGCAGATCGTGGAAGTGCATGGGGGCACCATCAGTGTGAGCAGCAAGGTGGGGGAAGGGACCACGTTTGTGATCACCTTCCCCGTGGCAGGAGTAAAGGAGCTGACGGCTGTCGAGCAGAAAGAGTGA
- a CDS encoding diguanylate cyclase, producing the protein MKDRAHKPRILVVDDVAANVELLKSHLSSQGYEVLVAHSGPEALDIVDQEAPDLVLLDVVMPDMDGFEVCRRLKASTATDFVPVIMVTALDEVEYKVRGMEAGADDFVTKPFNKLELLVRVKSLLRIKQLHDQLEHKVRQLQAMEAQLREMAITDGLTGLYNYRYFKEQLTHEVDRAARHKDCFSLIMLDIDHFKLYNDTHGHLAGDKVLKELARLLRDNVRKIDVAARYGGEEFALILVQTPRQASGVVARKLQGLVEEFPFAYREQQPQGKLTISMGVATYPEDGHTAEELIAAADRRLYRAKAEGRNRVVMHD; encoded by the coding sequence GTGAAGGACCGAGCTCACAAGCCGCGCATTCTCGTCGTCGACGACGTGGCCGCTAACGTCGAGTTGCTCAAAAGCCACCTCTCTTCCCAAGGGTATGAGGTGCTCGTGGCACACAGCGGCCCCGAGGCCCTCGACATTGTGGACCAGGAGGCCCCCGACCTAGTGCTCCTGGACGTGGTGATGCCGGACATGGACGGCTTCGAGGTCTGCCGCCGGCTGAAGGCCAGCACCGCCACCGATTTTGTGCCGGTGATTATGGTGACCGCGCTCGACGAGGTGGAGTACAAGGTGCGCGGCATGGAAGCTGGCGCAGACGACTTTGTGACCAAGCCTTTCAACAAACTGGAACTGTTGGTGCGGGTCAAGTCGTTGCTACGCATCAAGCAGCTCCACGACCAGCTCGAGCACAAGGTTCGCCAGCTCCAGGCCATGGAGGCGCAGCTGCGCGAGATGGCCATCACCGATGGCCTCACCGGTCTTTACAACTATCGCTACTTCAAAGAGCAGCTCACCCACGAGGTCGACCGTGCAGCGCGCCACAAAGACTGCTTTTCGCTCATCATGTTGGACATCGACCATTTCAAGCTCTACAACGACACGCACGGCCATTTGGCCGGGGATAAGGTGCTGAAGGAGCTGGCGCGCCTGCTGCGCGACAATGTGCGCAAGATCGATGTGGCGGCCCGTTATGGCGGTGAGGAGTTTGCCTTGATTCTGGTGCAGACGCCCCGGCAGGCAAGCGGTGTAGTGGCCCGGAAGCTGCAGGGGCTGGTTGAGGAATTCCCCTTTGCCTACCGCGAACAGCAGCCACAGGGCAAGTTGACCATCAGCATGGGTGTGGCCACGTATCCCGAGGACGGGCACACGGCGGAAGAGCTCATCGCCGCGGCTGACCGCCGGCTGTACCGGGCAAAGGCAGAGGGACGGAACCGCGTGGTCATGCACGATTGA
- the gcvPB gene encoding aminomethyl-transferring glycine dehydrogenase subunit GcvPB: MPVPLIFEQSREGQMGVSLPALDVPEKSLDGLLPPEFIRQQAPQLPQLSEVEVVRHFVALSVMNYHVDKGFYPLGSCTMKYNPKVNENVARLPGFTDVHPLQPVATVQGALRLMHELAGYLCEIGGFQGVSLQPSAGAHGELTGLMVIRAYHERQGNPRTTVVIPDSAHGTNPASVTISGYKPVQVCSGPDGRVDLKSLRAVLDENTAALMLTNPNTLGLFESQVEEMARMVHEVGGLMYMDGANLNALLGIVRPGDMGIDVMHFNLHKTFSTPHGGGGPGAGPVGVKEFLLPFLPRPWIGVRDGRFYLEDSCPESIGRVHAFYGNFGVMVKAYTYIRMLGAAGLRRVSEGAVINANYLLAKLREAYELPYPGPAMHEFVLSGDRQKAKGVKTLDIAKRLLDLGFHAPTVYFPLIVHEALMIEPTETESKQTLDAFAEAMLQIAQEAEQDPELPRRAPQTTPVSRLDEARAARMGNICYRPGAA; this comes from the coding sequence ATGCCGGTACCGTTGATCTTCGAACAGAGTCGCGAAGGGCAAATGGGCGTCTCGCTGCCGGCACTGGATGTGCCTGAAAAGTCTTTAGATGGCTTATTGCCGCCGGAGTTCATCCGCCAACAGGCCCCGCAGTTGCCGCAGTTGAGCGAAGTGGAGGTGGTCCGCCACTTTGTCGCCTTGTCGGTGATGAACTACCATGTGGACAAGGGCTTCTACCCCCTCGGCTCGTGCACCATGAAGTACAATCCCAAGGTGAACGAGAACGTGGCGCGGCTGCCTGGCTTCACGGACGTTCACCCGTTGCAGCCTGTCGCGACCGTGCAGGGGGCGCTGCGTCTCATGCACGAACTGGCAGGCTACCTGTGCGAGATCGGTGGCTTCCAGGGGGTGTCGCTCCAGCCATCGGCAGGCGCGCATGGGGAGCTCACCGGCCTCATGGTTATCAGGGCCTATCATGAGCGCCAGGGGAATCCTCGCACCACGGTGGTGATCCCCGATTCGGCGCACGGCACCAACCCGGCAAGCGTGACCATCTCCGGCTACAAGCCGGTGCAGGTGTGCTCTGGCCCGGACGGACGGGTGGACCTGAAATCTCTGCGCGCGGTGCTGGACGAGAACACCGCGGCTTTGATGCTCACCAATCCCAACACCCTCGGCCTTTTCGAGTCGCAGGTGGAGGAGATGGCCCGCATGGTGCACGAGGTGGGCGGGCTGATGTACATGGACGGGGCAAACCTCAACGCCCTGTTGGGCATCGTGCGCCCAGGCGACATGGGCATCGACGTGATGCACTTTAACCTGCACAAGACCTTCTCCACGCCTCATGGCGGCGGTGGACCTGGCGCAGGACCGGTCGGTGTGAAGGAGTTCCTGCTGCCCTTCCTGCCGCGCCCCTGGATTGGGGTGCGAGATGGCCGCTTCTACTTGGAGGACAGCTGTCCGGAGAGCATCGGCAGGGTGCACGCCTTCTATGGCAACTTTGGCGTGATGGTCAAGGCGTACACTTACATTCGCATGCTGGGTGCGGCTGGCCTGCGGCGGGTCAGCGAAGGTGCGGTCATCAACGCCAACTATCTTTTGGCAAAGCTGCGCGAGGCGTACGAGTTGCCCTACCCTGGGCCGGCCATGCACGAGTTTGTGCTGTCCGGGGATCGGCAGAAGGCCAAAGGGGTGAAGACTTTAGATATCGCCAAGCGGCTTCTGGATCTGGGTTTTCATGCGCCGACGGTGTACTTTCCGCTCATCGTGCATGAGGCGCTGATGATCGAGCCCACGGAGACGGAGTCGAAGCAGACCTTAGATGCCTTTGCGGAGGCGATGCTGCAGATCGCTCAGGAGGCAGAGCAGGATCCGGAGCTGCCCAGACGGGCCCCGCAGACGACGCCGGTCAGCCGCTTAGATGAGGCACGTGCGGCACGCATGGGGAACATCTGCTACCGACCAGGGGCAGCATAG